Proteins encoded together in one Streptomyces sp. TLI_171 window:
- a CDS encoding lytic polysaccharide monooxygenase, with protein sequence MKTKRTVTVAVGALIAPLLGLTVSAGSASAHGWVTDPASRQAQCANNVVSCGQIKYEPQSVEGPKGLFSCSGGHSEYAELDDNNKGWAVTNVSSTQSFSWHLTARHSTSNWQYYIGTTLIAQFPGNNAQPPADFSHSVNFGSFTGRQKVLAVWNVADTANAFYSCIDVNIGGTGGTTGGTTGGTTGGTTGGTTGGTTGGTTGGTTGGTTGGSTGGTGSCTAAAWNTATVYNGGETVSYGNHNWRAKWWTQGEQPGTTGQWGVWDDLGAC encoded by the coding sequence ATCAAGACCAAGAGAACGGTGACCGTCGCCGTCGGCGCACTGATCGCCCCGCTGCTCGGTCTCACCGTCTCGGCGGGCTCCGCCAGCGCCCACGGCTGGGTCACCGACCCGGCCAGCCGGCAGGCGCAGTGCGCCAACAACGTCGTCAGCTGCGGCCAGATCAAGTACGAGCCGCAGAGCGTGGAGGGGCCCAAGGGCCTGTTCAGCTGTAGCGGAGGCCACTCGGAGTACGCGGAGCTCGACGACAACAACAAGGGCTGGGCGGTCACCAACGTGTCCTCCACCCAGAGCTTCAGCTGGCACCTGACGGCCCGGCACTCCACCTCGAACTGGCAGTACTACATCGGCACCACGCTGATCGCCCAGTTCCCCGGCAACAACGCCCAGCCCCCGGCGGACTTCAGCCACTCGGTGAACTTCGGCAGCTTCACCGGCCGCCAGAAGGTCCTCGCGGTGTGGAACGTCGCGGACACCGCCAACGCGTTCTACTCCTGCATCGACGTCAACATCGGCGGCACGGGCGGCACCACCGGCGGGACCACCGGTGGCACCACCGGTGGCACCACCGGCGGGACCACGGGCGGGACCACGGGCGGCACCACCGGTGGCACGACGGGCGGGACCACCGGTGGCAGCACCGGCGGCACCGGCAGCTGCACCGCCGCGGCCTGGAACACGGCCACGGTCTACAACGGCGGCGAGACCGTCTCCTACGGCAACCACAACTGGCGTGCCAAGTGGTGGACCCAGGGCGAGCAGCCCGGCACCACCGGCCAGTGGGGCGTCTGGGACGACCTCGGCGCCTGCTAG
- a CDS encoding LysR family transcriptional regulator, whose amino-acid sequence MELHLLKTFVAVATAGSFSAAARELGYTQSAVSQQIALLEAELGTPLLHRRPVRATAAGVRMLDHAQLVLERMDAARAELRRMAAADRPELALAVSPLALDAVLASALAAVRAAQPRVRVRVSVLDRRAVAAEVAAGGYAVGVTDGYTAPGGPLRLGDLGPVRQVGLGEEPCAVALPADHPLRRRSHLDLAQLADAGWLDAPGIAAPLDDLRAATGLDAFPVRTGYDGLDVPALLALCAAGHGLALLPRGLAPTALPVRGPRLIHRRELLFAPSPSAPARAFIDALPRGA is encoded by the coding sequence GTGGAGCTGCACCTGCTGAAGACCTTCGTCGCCGTCGCCACCGCCGGCTCGTTCTCCGCGGCCGCCCGCGAGCTGGGCTACACCCAGTCCGCCGTGTCGCAGCAGATCGCCCTGCTGGAGGCCGAGTTGGGCACGCCACTGCTGCACCGCCGCCCGGTCCGGGCCACTGCCGCCGGGGTCCGGATGCTCGACCACGCGCAGCTGGTGCTGGAGCGGATGGACGCCGCCCGCGCCGAGCTGCGCCGGATGGCCGCCGCCGACCGTCCCGAACTCGCCCTCGCGGTCTCCCCGTTGGCGCTGGACGCGGTGCTCGCGTCGGCGCTCGCGGCGGTCCGGGCCGCGCAGCCGCGGGTCCGGGTGCGAGTGTCGGTGCTGGACCGGCGGGCGGTCGCCGCCGAGGTGGCCGCGGGCGGGTACGCGGTCGGCGTCACCGACGGGTACACGGCGCCCGGAGGGCCGCTGCGGCTGGGCGACCTCGGGCCGGTGCGTCAGGTCGGCCTCGGTGAGGAGCCGTGCGCGGTGGCGCTGCCCGCCGACCACCCGCTGCGCCGCCGCAGCCACCTCGACCTGGCCCAACTCGCGGACGCGGGCTGGCTGGACGCACCGGGCATCGCCGCGCCGCTGGACGACCTGCGGGCCGCCACCGGACTCGACGCCTTCCCGGTCCGCACCGGCTACGACGGCCTGGACGTGCCCGCGCTGCTCGCCCTGTGCGCGGCCGGCCACGGCCTCGCGCTGCTGCCCCGGGGTCTCGCGCCCACCGCTCTGCCGGTGCGCGGCCCGCGGTTGATCCACCGGCGGGAGCTGCTCTTCGCGCCGAGCCCCTCCGCGCCGGCCCGGGCCTTCATCGACGCCCTGCCGCGCGGGGCCTGA
- a CDS encoding glutamine amidotransferase-related protein: MTSNPYPRPARIALVGDRSPHVPAHLNAPRMLAALLDTDGLDTDAYWVPTDSVDPDELAGFDGVWLLPGSPYRSEAGAVAAARTAREGGIPFLGTCGGFQHAMLEFARHVCGIRGAAHAEQQPDAAELLIVPLSCSLYRQEAGIRLEPGSAAAGLLGADRATARYNCAYTLSPAYLDTLRAHGMHFTGHDLDGAVRVAELPDHPFYLATLFQPELTPAHEGPHPFVHAFAHAAATRAGAALANRGS, encoded by the coding sequence ATGACCTCGAACCCGTACCCGCGCCCCGCCCGGATCGCCCTGGTCGGCGACCGCTCCCCGCACGTCCCGGCGCACCTGAACGCGCCCCGGATGCTGGCCGCCCTGCTCGACACGGACGGTCTCGACACCGACGCCTACTGGGTGCCGACCGACTCCGTCGATCCGGACGAGCTGGCCGGCTTCGACGGCGTCTGGCTGCTCCCCGGCAGCCCGTACCGCAGCGAGGCGGGCGCGGTGGCGGCGGCCCGGACGGCCCGCGAGGGCGGGATCCCGTTCCTCGGCACCTGCGGGGGCTTCCAGCACGCGATGCTGGAGTTCGCCCGCCACGTCTGCGGTATCCGGGGCGCGGCGCACGCCGAACAGCAACCGGACGCCGCGGAGTTGCTGATCGTGCCGCTGTCCTGCTCGCTGTACCGGCAGGAGGCCGGCATCCGGTTGGAGCCGGGGTCGGCGGCGGCCGGCCTGCTCGGCGCCGACCGCGCGACGGCCCGCTACAACTGCGCCTACACCCTCTCCCCCGCCTACCTGGACACGCTGCGCGCCCACGGCATGCACTTCACCGGGCACGACCTGGACGGCGCGGTCCGGGTGGCCGAACTCCCGGACCATCCCTTCTACTTGGCGACCCTGTTCCAGCCGGAGCTGACGCCCGCGCACGAGGGCCCGCACCCGTTCGTGCACGCCTTCGCCCATGCCGCCGCGACCCGGGCCGGTGCCGCGCTCGCGAACCGGGGGAGCTGA
- a CDS encoding cytochrome P450 produces the protein MTYEETAYDPYAPQPGAAVPPPGCPAHRGAAPQGDALLRLFGPEAEADPAGFYEKLRAEYGEVAPVLLHGDLPAWLVLSYSANLTAMRTPSRFSRDSRRWTEFQQGRVAEDSPVLPVIAWQPTCSFVDGEEHRRLRTAVTDGLNSFDRRGMRRYVTRFADQLIADFGNSGRVDLVSQFAEHLPMLVMTQLVGMPEEYGPRLVEAARDLVRGTETAFASNEYVVESLRRTMDRKRLEPGADLVTRLIEHASELTEDEVLQHLRSVLLAANETTINLISETLKMVLTDRRFRAHLSGGQMTLPDALDQVLWDSPPFMLVPGRWATGDTELGGRIIKAGDMLLLGLAAGNADPAVRPDLDTPLFGNRSHLAFGSGPHECPGQEIGRAIAETGIDILLTRLPDLQLSVSEAELSWRGNWMSRHLNALPARFTPRAALQEQPAPAAAPVSTPPPAAPAPAARPAPASVAAPAAAVPAQRRRGWWAGLLAKLRG, from the coding sequence GTGACGTACGAAGAAACCGCGTACGACCCGTACGCGCCGCAGCCGGGCGCCGCCGTCCCGCCGCCGGGCTGCCCGGCCCACCGCGGCGCCGCGCCGCAGGGCGACGCGCTGCTGCGGCTGTTCGGCCCGGAGGCCGAGGCCGACCCGGCCGGCTTCTACGAGAAGCTGCGGGCCGAGTACGGCGAGGTCGCGCCGGTGCTGCTGCACGGCGACCTGCCGGCCTGGCTGGTGCTCAGCTACTCGGCCAACCTGACCGCGATGCGCACCCCGTCCCGGTTCTCCCGGGACTCCCGGCGCTGGACCGAGTTCCAGCAGGGCCGGGTCGCCGAGGACTCCCCAGTGCTCCCGGTGATCGCCTGGCAGCCGACCTGCTCCTTCGTCGACGGCGAGGAGCACCGACGGCTGCGCACCGCGGTCACCGACGGTCTGAACAGCTTCGACCGGCGCGGCATGCGACGCTACGTCACCCGCTTCGCCGACCAGCTGATCGCCGACTTCGGCAACTCCGGCCGGGTCGACCTGGTGTCGCAGTTCGCCGAGCACCTGCCGATGCTGGTGATGACCCAACTCGTCGGCATGCCCGAGGAGTACGGCCCGCGGCTGGTCGAGGCCGCCCGCGACCTGGTCCGCGGCACCGAGACGGCGTTCGCCAGCAACGAGTACGTGGTCGAGTCGCTGCGCCGCACCATGGACCGCAAGCGCCTGGAGCCGGGCGCCGACCTGGTCACCCGGCTGATCGAGCACGCCTCCGAGCTGACCGAGGACGAGGTCCTGCAGCACCTGCGCTCGGTGCTGCTCGCCGCCAACGAGACCACCATCAACCTGATCTCCGAGACGCTGAAGATGGTCCTCACCGACCGCCGCTTCCGCGCCCACCTGTCCGGCGGCCAGATGACCCTGCCGGACGCCCTCGACCAGGTGCTGTGGGACTCCCCGCCGTTCATGCTGGTGCCCGGCCGCTGGGCGACCGGCGACACCGAGCTGGGCGGACGCATCATCAAGGCCGGCGACATGCTGCTGCTCGGCCTGGCCGCGGGCAACGCCGACCCCGCCGTGCGCCCCGACCTGGACACCCCGCTGTTCGGCAACCGCTCGCACCTCGCCTTCGGCAGCGGCCCGCACGAGTGCCCCGGCCAGGAGATCGGCCGGGCGATCGCCGAGACCGGCATCGACATCCTGCTCACCCGCCTGCCCGACCTGCAACTCTCGGTCAGCGAGGCGGAGTTGAGCTGGCGAGGGAACTGGATGTCGCGGCACCTGAACGCGCTGCCGGCCCGCTTCACCCCGCGCGCCGCGCTCCAGGAGCAGCCCGCTCCCGCCGCCGCGCCCGTCTCCACCCCGCCGCCCGCCGCCCCCGCGCCCGCCGCCCGGCCCGCCCCTGCCTCGGTGGCGGCCCCGGCAGCCGCGGTGCCCGCGCAGCGCCGCCGCGGCTGGTGGGCCGGCCTGCTCGCCAAGCTGCGCGGCTGA
- a CDS encoding ATP/GTP-binding protein — MDFSGSEPVRGPREAELLPATMANAVKVVIVGGFGVGKTTLVGAVSEIRPLTTEETMTEAGVGIDDLAGVERKNSTTVAMDFGRITISDELVLYVFGTPGQERFWFLWNGLFEGALGAVVLVDTRRLEVSFDVLGRLEDRGVPFVVAINSFPESPGYPVDDLRAALDLPHHVPIVECDARSRESSRDVLMALMRYLYELAAQPVG; from the coding sequence ATGGACTTCAGCGGCTCTGAACCGGTGCGCGGGCCGCGCGAGGCCGAACTGCTCCCGGCCACCATGGCCAACGCCGTCAAGGTCGTCATCGTCGGCGGCTTCGGGGTCGGCAAGACCACACTGGTCGGCGCGGTCAGCGAGATCCGCCCGCTGACCACCGAGGAGACCATGACCGAGGCCGGCGTCGGCATCGACGACCTGGCCGGAGTGGAACGCAAGAACTCCACCACTGTCGCGATGGACTTCGGCCGGATCACCATCAGCGACGAACTGGTGCTGTACGTCTTCGGCACACCGGGCCAGGAACGCTTCTGGTTCCTGTGGAACGGCCTGTTCGAGGGCGCCCTCGGCGCGGTCGTGCTGGTCGACACCCGCCGCCTGGAGGTGTCCTTCGACGTCCTCGGCCGGCTGGAGGACCGCGGGGTGCCGTTCGTGGTCGCCATCAACTCCTTCCCCGAGTCACCCGGTTACCCCGTCGACGACCTGCGCGCCGCCCTCGACCTGCCGCACCACGTGCCGATCGTGGAGTGCGACGCCCGCTCCCGGGAGTCCAGCCGCGACGTCCTGATGGCGCTGATGCGCTACCTGTACGAGCTGGCCGCCCAGCCCGTCGGCTGA
- a CDS encoding DUF742 domain-containing protein encodes MSNQDWEEANPERLYVISRGRGRKAATAGFDLVTLIIARSRPEPTMQPEHAAILRICGSPLSVAEISAYLSLPNSLVTVLLADLLAEHRIEARAPIPRAALPDLSLLEAVINGLQRL; translated from the coding sequence ATGAGCAACCAGGACTGGGAAGAGGCCAACCCGGAGCGGCTCTACGTGATCAGCCGGGGCCGCGGCCGGAAGGCCGCCACCGCCGGATTCGACCTGGTCACACTGATCATCGCCCGCTCCCGGCCGGAGCCCACCATGCAGCCCGAACACGCCGCGATCCTGCGGATCTGCGGCTCCCCGCTGTCGGTGGCCGAGATCTCCGCGTACCTGAGCCTGCCGAACAGCCTGGTCACCGTCCTACTGGCCGACCTGCTCGCCGAGCACAGGATCGAGGCCCGCGCCCCCATTCCGCGGGCCGCCCTTCCCGACCTTTCCCTGTTGGAGGCAGTGATCAATGGACTTCAGCGGCTCTGA
- a CDS encoding roadblock/LC7 domain-containing protein — translation MDWMLRDLAESVPHARHAIVLSADGLRLAQHGTDPDTADRLAAACAGLQSLAHAVGHEFPHGDGRMRLVVIEVGGGFFYLMAAGSRAYLAVLADEGVDAGLVGQRMRDLVARIGEHLTTPARSGEQIA, via the coding sequence ATGGACTGGATGCTCAGGGACCTCGCGGAGAGCGTCCCGCACGCGCGGCACGCCATCGTCCTGTCGGCCGACGGCCTCCGGCTGGCCCAGCACGGCACCGACCCCGACACCGCGGACCGGCTGGCCGCCGCCTGCGCCGGCCTGCAGAGCCTGGCGCACGCGGTCGGCCACGAGTTCCCGCACGGCGACGGCCGGATGCGCCTGGTGGTGATCGAGGTCGGCGGCGGCTTCTTCTACCTGATGGCGGCCGGCTCCCGGGCCTACCTGGCGGTCCTCGCCGACGAGGGCGTGGACGCGGGCCTGGTCGGCCAGCGGATGCGCGACCTGGTCGCGCGGATCGGCGAACACCTGACCACGCCCGCCCGCAGCGGCGAGCAGATCGCGTGA
- a CDS encoding ATP-binding protein, protein MLRAGSSPGNRLPAAVLVCLLPAVVIGAAIGLAAAAAPGQTTSGIIWCGLIGAAAVAAAGYEAVRRGRALEQSYAEAARLDEDLHHRLARQQAGMLELAKNELPAAVARLQGGEFITDVLRSYEQQHVANAGDEFHDARLAVLRSVLDAVDNEEAMRESAQRAFVNIARRVQAIVHRQAVDLRQMEDRHGDDPAVFDDLLILDHGNALIGRLADSIAVLGGARPGRQWNNPVPLYSVLRGGISRILDFRRVELHPVSEVAVTGPAVEPLIHALAELLDNATRYSPPQTDVHLTAVEVQTGIAIEIEDGGLSLGEEGRARAERMLEEAESGIDLNDLGETPRLGLAVVGRLARAYGFQVSLRPSAYGGVRAVLIVPQRYITTAPAPSRAHGIGRMAASASTVVGPRRMEPERDPHGYTPPTAAPAATHTPAGGFAAAAAFPPAGTYPRAVPAPAPAEDDAPMVVERNANGLPQRRRHAAQLRPGASAGRSLQVPEPAPEPVQPGLWLAAFTDGVNGQEPSAGQGGRHASEESAGKGEK, encoded by the coding sequence ATGCTTCGAGCCGGATCGTCACCAGGAAACCGGCTGCCCGCAGCCGTGCTCGTCTGTCTGCTGCCCGCGGTGGTGATCGGCGCGGCGATCGGCCTCGCCGCCGCCGCGGCCCCCGGGCAGACGACCTCGGGGATCATCTGGTGCGGCCTGATCGGCGCGGCGGCCGTGGCGGCGGCCGGCTACGAAGCGGTGCGCCGGGGCCGCGCACTGGAGCAGTCCTACGCAGAGGCCGCCCGCCTCGACGAGGACCTGCACCACCGGCTGGCGCGGCAGCAGGCCGGCATGCTGGAACTCGCCAAGAACGAACTGCCCGCCGCGGTCGCCCGACTGCAGGGCGGCGAGTTCATCACCGACGTGCTCCGCTCCTACGAGCAGCAGCACGTCGCCAACGCCGGCGACGAGTTCCACGACGCCCGGCTGGCCGTGCTGCGCTCGGTCCTCGACGCGGTCGACAACGAGGAGGCGATGCGCGAGTCCGCGCAGCGCGCCTTCGTCAACATCGCCCGCCGGGTGCAGGCGATCGTCCACCGCCAGGCCGTCGACCTGCGGCAGATGGAGGACCGGCACGGCGACGACCCGGCGGTCTTCGACGACCTGCTGATCCTCGACCACGGCAACGCGCTGATCGGCCGCCTCGCCGACTCCATCGCGGTGCTCGGCGGCGCCCGCCCCGGCCGCCAGTGGAACAATCCCGTGCCGCTGTACAGCGTGCTGCGCGGCGGCATCTCCCGGATCCTCGACTTCCGCCGGGTCGAACTGCACCCGGTCTCCGAGGTCGCCGTCACCGGCCCGGCCGTCGAACCGCTGATCCACGCGCTCGCCGAGCTCCTCGACAACGCCACCCGCTACTCGCCGCCGCAGACCGACGTCCACCTCACCGCGGTCGAGGTGCAGACCGGCATCGCGATCGAGATCGAGGACGGCGGCCTCAGCCTCGGCGAGGAGGGCCGCGCCCGCGCCGAACGGATGCTGGAGGAGGCCGAGTCCGGCATCGACCTGAACGACCTCGGTGAGACCCCGCGGCTCGGCCTGGCCGTGGTCGGCCGGCTCGCCCGCGCCTACGGCTTCCAGGTCTCGCTGCGCCCGTCCGCGTACGGCGGCGTCCGGGCCGTGCTGATCGTCCCGCAGCGGTACATCACCACCGCGCCCGCGCCCAGCCGGGCCCACGGCATCGGCCGGATGGCCGCCTCCGCCTCCACCGTGGTCGGCCCGCGCCGGATGGAGCCGGAGCGCGACCCGCACGGCTACACCCCGCCCACGGCCGCGCCCGCCGCCACCCACACGCCCGCCGGCGGCTTCGCGGCCGCCGCGGCCTTCCCGCCGGCCGGGACGTACCCGCGCGCCGTGCCGGCCCCCGCACCCGCGGAGGACGACGCCCCGATGGTCGTCGAACGCAATGCCAACGGCCTGCCCCAGCGCCGCCGCCACGCCGCCCAGTTGCGCCCCGGCGCGTCGGCGGGCCGGTCGCTGCAGGTCCCCGAACCCGCCCCCGAGCCGGTCCAACCCGGCCTGTGGCTGGCCGCCTTCACCGACGGGGTCAACGGCCAGGAGCCGTCCGCCGGCCAGGGCGGCCGCCACGCCAGTGAAGAGTCAGCAGGGAAAGGCGAGAAGTGA
- the tyrS gene encoding tyrosine--tRNA ligase, whose protein sequence is MTTGSEFDRSITLIRELIEEEGELREGPDLGRLLGLLAGRRAADLSELPPRRQAALLGARAAQILPGVDRLAELLAEGRPLTVKFGIDPTGAEVHLGHAVPMILASRLQRMGHRVVFLVGDVTARIGDPSGRSTERPPLTAEDVHRNVATYREQVGPFFDFERAEFRFNSEWLEPLALPRFLGVLSRLPASAALQREDFRTRLADGSGLTLAELVYSVVMALDSVELGADVELGGLDQLLNLQMCRRVMAAEGRRPEVVLATGLIEGTDGTGAKMSKSKNNFVGLAFPAEEMFGRLMACADRLLPDYLRALTELLDEEVELLLAQVDDGRRHPMAVKTLLAAAVTATVHGAPAALAARDAFRARYSVRRFSEAGPLPSLDPAAHGAATLGELLVKVTGELPSLNQVRRVAEAGGLRLVIETTDGDRRTVPLARAAADDRLLVVLATHGLTRPDPARRLFLRCGRKVVELT, encoded by the coding sequence ATGACCACCGGCAGCGAGTTCGACCGAAGCATCACCCTGATCCGCGAACTGATCGAAGAAGAAGGGGAGTTGCGCGAGGGACCGGACCTCGGACGGCTGCTCGGACTGCTGGCCGGACGCCGCGCCGCGGACCTCTCGGAGCTGCCGCCCCGGCGGCAGGCCGCACTGCTCGGAGCACGCGCCGCGCAGATCCTGCCCGGGGTCGACCGACTCGCGGAACTCCTCGCCGAGGGACGGCCGTTGACCGTGAAGTTCGGCATCGACCCGACCGGCGCGGAGGTCCACCTCGGGCACGCGGTACCGATGATCCTGGCCAGCCGCCTCCAACGGATGGGCCACCGGGTGGTGTTCCTGGTCGGCGACGTCACCGCCCGGATCGGCGACCCGTCCGGGCGCAGCACCGAACGGCCGCCGCTCACGGCCGAGGACGTCCACCGCAACGTGGCGACCTACCGGGAGCAGGTCGGCCCGTTCTTCGACTTCGAACGGGCCGAGTTCCGGTTCAACAGCGAATGGCTGGAGCCGCTCGCACTGCCGCGCTTCCTCGGCGTGCTGTCCCGGCTGCCCGCCTCCGCCGCGCTCCAACGGGAGGACTTCCGCACCCGGCTGGCCGACGGCAGCGGACTGACCCTGGCCGAGCTGGTGTACTCCGTGGTGATGGCGCTGGACTCGGTGGAACTGGGCGCGGACGTCGAACTCGGCGGCCTCGACCAGCTGCTGAACCTGCAGATGTGCCGACGGGTGATGGCCGCGGAGGGTCGGCGGCCCGAAGTGGTGCTGGCCACCGGCCTGATCGAGGGCACCGACGGGACGGGCGCCAAGATGAGCAAATCGAAGAACAACTTCGTCGGGCTGGCCTTCCCCGCCGAGGAGATGTTCGGCCGGCTGATGGCCTGCGCCGACCGGCTGCTCCCCGACTACCTCCGCGCCCTCACCGAACTCCTCGACGAAGAAGTCGAGTTGCTGCTCGCCCAGGTCGACGACGGGCGCCGCCACCCGATGGCCGTCAAGACCCTGCTGGCCGCCGCCGTCACCGCCACCGTGCACGGGGCGCCGGCGGCGCTCGCCGCCCGGGACGCGTTCCGGGCCCGCTACTCGGTGCGCCGGTTCTCCGAAGCCGGGCCGCTGCCGTCGCTCGACCCGGCGGCGCACGGGGCGGCGACGCTCGGCGAGCTGCTGGTGAAGGTCACCGGCGAGCTCCCGAGCCTGAACCAGGTCCGCCGGGTCGCCGAAGCCGGCGGCCTCCGGCTCGTGATCGAAACCACCGACGGCGACCGGCGCACCGTCCCCCTCGCCCGCGCGGCCGCGGACGACCGCCTCCTCGTCGTCCTCGCCACCCACGGCCTGACCCGCCCCGACCCCGCCCGCCGCCTCTTCCTCCGCTGCGGCCGGAAGGTCGTCGAGCTGACCTGA
- a CDS encoding DUF5995 family protein, with translation MTAPVLTVDQVVDRMAQLAAELPAGDGVAVFNAMYLTVTRLVRDHLADAYFEDPATMADLDAVFAARYLTAVDEDGAGRRPAACWRPLFELRAAPGIHPLQFALAGMNAHIENDLPLAVLDTCHRTGRSPGQLEADYLRINTLLAEVEAQVRATLLPTGVPAADPLLHVLGVWSIDRARDAAWASVLALWELRRVPPASRTVADALSGSVGMVSRALLTPLSPN, from the coding sequence ATGACCGCACCGGTGCTGACGGTGGACCAGGTGGTCGACCGGATGGCGCAGCTCGCCGCCGAACTCCCGGCCGGCGACGGGGTCGCCGTGTTCAACGCGATGTACCTCACCGTCACCAGGCTGGTCCGCGACCACCTCGCCGACGCCTACTTCGAGGATCCCGCCACCATGGCCGACCTCGACGCGGTGTTCGCCGCCCGCTACCTGACCGCCGTCGACGAGGACGGTGCGGGCCGCCGCCCCGCCGCCTGCTGGCGTCCGCTGTTCGAGCTGCGCGCCGCCCCGGGCATCCACCCGCTGCAGTTCGCGCTGGCGGGAATGAACGCCCACATCGAGAACGACCTCCCGCTGGCCGTCCTGGACACCTGCCACCGGACCGGCCGCTCCCCCGGGCAGCTGGAGGCCGACTACCTGCGGATCAACACCCTGCTCGCCGAGGTCGAGGCGCAGGTCCGGGCGACCCTGCTCCCCACCGGGGTGCCCGCCGCCGACCCGCTGCTGCACGTCCTCGGCGTGTGGAGCATCGACCGGGCCCGGGACGCCGCCTGGGCCTCGGTGCTGGCCCTGTGGGAGCTGCGCCGGGTCCCGCCCGCGTCCCGAACGGTCGCCGACGCCCTGTCCGGGTCCGTGGGCATGGTCAGCCGGGCGCTGCTCACCCCGCTCAGCCCAAACTGA
- a CDS encoding terpene synthase family protein yields the protein MTSTALPMPDLSGAFPGPFPAGPHAADVRAHLEQWLDRFPLLGRPEARHLLCDIVAHGVARTFPGAEPDGLFLSADLFLWLTAFDDTHGEATAAADPARLVRRIQGCVHLLADGEPSGEADVFDAALHDLLARLRARATAAQYLRVTGCLRDVLFGMVWEAHHLGGPGPVGLREYRAVRPHTVFARTLLALAEVVLGYELPDGARHSAAVREPETAVADLAGILNDLGSYARESAKGAPTSLNLVSLITRERDCDVAAAFAAASRLGEERAAAARRGIAVLAADGSAPLARHAEALESIACSYVWHIDHARYQGG from the coding sequence ATGACCAGCACCGCCCTGCCCATGCCCGACCTCTCGGGCGCCTTCCCCGGCCCGTTCCCGGCCGGCCCCCACGCGGCGGACGTCCGGGCGCACCTGGAACAGTGGCTCGACCGCTTCCCGCTGCTCGGCCGGCCCGAGGCCCGGCACCTGCTCTGCGACATCGTGGCGCACGGGGTCGCGCGGACCTTCCCCGGCGCCGAACCGGACGGCCTGTTCCTGAGCGCGGACCTCTTCCTCTGGCTCACCGCGTTCGACGACACCCACGGCGAGGCGACCGCGGCCGCCGACCCGGCCCGGCTGGTGCGCCGGATCCAGGGATGCGTCCACCTGCTGGCCGACGGCGAGCCGTCCGGCGAAGCCGATGTGTTCGACGCGGCCCTGCACGACCTGCTGGCGCGGCTGCGGGCCCGGGCGACCGCCGCCCAGTACCTGCGCGTCACCGGGTGTCTCCGGGACGTCCTGTTCGGCATGGTCTGGGAGGCGCACCACCTGGGCGGACCCGGGCCCGTCGGCCTGCGGGAGTACCGCGCGGTCCGCCCGCACACCGTGTTCGCGCGGACCCTGCTCGCCCTCGCCGAAGTCGTCCTGGGGTACGAACTGCCGGACGGGGCACGGCACTCGGCGGCCGTGCGGGAGCCGGAGACGGCCGTCGCGGACCTCGCCGGCATCCTGAACGACCTGGGCTCCTACGCGCGGGAGTCCGCCAAGGGCGCCCCGACCTCGCTGAACCTGGTCTCGCTGATCACGCGGGAGCGGGACTGCGACGTGGCCGCCGCGTTCGCCGCGGCTTCCCGGCTGGGGGAGGAGCGGGCCGCCGCCGCCCGGCGCGGGATCGCGGTGCTCGCCGCCGACGGCTCGGCCCCGCTGGCGCGGCACGCCGAGGCGCTGGAGTCCATCGCCTGCTCCTACGTCTGGCACATCGACCACGCCCGCTACCAGGGGGGCTGA